The Entelurus aequoreus isolate RoL-2023_Sb linkage group LG04, RoL_Eaeq_v1.1, whole genome shotgun sequence nucleotide sequence tgcttgggttttgggctgtttttttagttcctggttgcacttccttgtttggtttggtttccatggtcacccattagttttcacctgtcttgtcacgcacctgtttcacatcctcatgtcacgcacctgtctcacgttttcactaatcatgtcaccagcatttaaggccattgttgccaggcagtcggcctggcaacatcactctgttcaccctcatgatccatgctgctcttccttttgcccctcttgtcatgtcaagtaagttttgttattgtttaaaaaatttttgcctttgtgctagtgttttgttttcatagtctagttttgtacttccgccattgtgcgcgccttttgttttcagagtcaagtttttttccctccgctgtgagcgctttttgtttatccccttttgagccttttttgagttaatatattaaacatgtcctcacctgcacgccacgtttggtccaattcctttgcaccacgggagaacaaaccacgccacagaccaagtcttgacaaaaaTATAGTGAAATAAACGGCGGCGGTGTTAATTGATACGCCTACATAATGCTCacgtctctctctctcgcccgTCGTGTGAATTCCCAGTCGACTAATCACGGCAGCACTAGTACCCACAACACATTTgaacgagggggggggggggatattccCGGCCtacggctagagcaggggtccccaaactttttgactcgggggccgcattggattaaaaaaatttggcccggggccgggctgtatatatatatgcattgtctttatattccagcgagttaatccgttttgtcatttaacatcaattaacattgatgttcatcaacatttaacattgtcacattattgatgggaacatttatttttagacaatatgatttgcctgagcggctaggagacaccgagagtaacaagcggtagaaaatggattaggaaaaaaataaataataataatttaaaattaaattaaaaacacattttttaacttaggacttcccgtgggccggattttggaagaaaagaaaaacacttaCATTTTTAGCCAAATAAATGCTCGACAAATCGTCAACACTTGATCCTTATCCAGCTCTGCATGGCCACAAGGTCGATATTGACACCCACTCACTCGTGCCCCTGAAACGGAATCTACAGGGTTTCCAACAAAAAGACGTTTGCCTAACTGCGACTCAAAAATCCTTGATGTAGTGATTTGAAAATACCTTTTGATGCAACGATAGAGAGAAGtttgctggccagacactgttttggtagttaaacatagtgaaaccttatctctgagtctgactaacttgaAAACTTTAATTAGTCCAACAATTACAAAtcttattttttacagtgtagtgaaattatcctctgcatttgacccatccccatgttcaccacctgggaggtgaggagaacagtgagcagcagcggtggccgcgctcgtcaTTTTGTGttttaaccccaattccaacccttgatgctgagtgccaagctgggaggcaatgggtcccatttttatagtctttggtatgactcggccggggtttgaactcatgaccttccagtctcagggcggacactctacccacaaggccactgagcaagtaGGTACATTATCATGAAACACAAGTTAACTAGGCACTTCTTACTTGTTCAGAAAAGGCTGGACGATTGTGTAGTGACCTGTGCTGGTTAATACAAAACACAGAACATTTTAGGTCATTGGATCGCATCTTGGCTGGAACTGCAACAGAAATACACATAGCGGACTCAACTAAAATTCGCTAACATACATCATAAATCAATAGTAAACTTTTACAATTGTGCCATCAGCATTGTCCTAACTTAAGTttttttagtgtggtttgctagctgcactaaagcgaaccaacatgccctccagcgagtggttaaagCGGCGAGGAAAATTACAAGAACaatactcccagagatgagtgccatgtacactGCTCGCTGTCTAAagcgagtacacaacatcctgtaGGCAGAcaccacccagcacatggcctcttcaacctgatACCCAGGTAACACCTAACTTTAACGTAACGTTCCCTTATGGTTCTCTTTTGGTTATgcaagatgagaacgttctaagaacgttctaagaacgttcttagaacatatcaaaaaatatgttttttttttcatatgttctaagaacgttcttagaacgttctcatctatataccaaatataatttgcctgcaatggaaacagcaactgttaggcttttataagtgtttttttcgcaaatttactttttatacagtatgttgtaacgtttccctaactttctgcgaaagtgttgtgttttgtgaacaatctgacGCCGGCTGAGTCAAGGCTGTTGCAGTtccaggtggcggtaatgcacacacaaggttgcttgccaaccaccATGAaaatcagaagaagaagaagaagaagaaggagaagaagactgcacgcatgcacaattgaagctgctctgtgagacaaagaaggacaaaggctaactacttccagaatcccgattttaaagcaatttggtgcgccatccatttatcacaagtaagtataaaaagagtgaaatacgaagcacgtttttgtataacaatatccaacctacatgattaatttcagaccattttacggttttagcGTTGTGTATAAATGCGCGCCGGCGCTAACTAGCATACATTTCTCGTGCAGGTTGGCTGTTATAAAGTTTCCAAACTGACCAAATACCAACGAATGACTTCTGAAGAAGGGTGGATTTATTTGTACTTTAGTTAAACAATAATTTGCCCCGTCAGTAATATGGTTTGAATGCTGCCTGAACGTTCCgaatttggcagacacggtgaggacaatgctgaggaaaattgccacaaacaaagtcctggagcagcttggcctccgtggaaagtcaggaaaagtggcgtttgaggacttgcccctttacagaataataaatagtaagtgttaataataggtttgcatctttgaacatatgttgcatgtatgctcacaaggtcgatctagctgttattattacagtatttattctaaagggaattctacattgtgctggtgattgcagaggcatgcaggggtgtttacaagcagatgaccacagctgaagtggattgagcttggagaggtcctgaaactggccactacttgcaggagaagaggaggaattaagagggaggacaaaaaaggaaaaagaaacaagcaaaagaacagagtgagatgagaggtaaatgataaagtaattatgccaatgttttaatGTTATAGTTCCGTGTGTGCGATAATAGGGCAACCCATTTtccttgggtttttttttttatagaataaaCACAATATGAAGAAGTTTCAACAGAGGGCTTATAAGCGTAGATGGGCTGCCACAACAAGGCATTTGAAGAAGCAATGCCGACAGTCAACTTTAGAATTAGAGAGTGATGATAGCGAGCAAGAGAATGACACGACATCAACTCCAGAAACAGTGACAAAGTACATGGATGCTGTGTGCAGACTAAGAATAACAGACTAGCTGTATCAGGATTCATAAATAACTCTTTGATGCAGTATTGAAATGGTAATATTATCTGATTGTTTTCCAGATGGCTCTTTCTTTTGTGGTCGTTGAGTTCCTTGGTGAACATTCAGTCGCTGTTGTCCCAACCAAATGGACAGAAGATAATGGAAAGGTTATTACTTTTTCTGAAAAGTACTGTGCATAGGCATAATATtgtagcttattattattatgtcattcaTCATGATTATTTTATCTTCAGAATACCTTCTGCTATTGGCCAAGGCCAAATCCTACCCACTCCAGAATCCGGAAAGCTGAGATTCCTGACAAACAATTCTGGGAGAGGCTGCCAATTCGGGTTTTCAGGAAAACATTGACTGGTAAGGGAATATTGTCTAAGTCATATCAtgtatattttaaacaacataagttAAATTCATCTTGAGTCATCGGCATACTTTGAAATTTTGCAGAAGACTTTGACAAGGCCCTTCAATACGAAAAACAAGCTAAAATGTTTTCGAGCCCAGAATAAGTGTTAACCAAACGGAGCCACATCACCCCTGAACGCTATAGAAACGATGAGGAAGATGTGTTTGATGCTGACGGTATAGTCACTTTTCAAAGACTGTTTACTTACAATACTCAAATACTACTTAGTGGCgcatacatttttttgtcttcgttggtttagatcagacctgggcattctgcggcccgcgggccgcatccggccctttgtacgtccctgtccggcccgcgtgaggccaattataaattacaaaataaattttaaaaagtatttatgtcgagtgtgcaatacaacggtgctgttttggttttgaaaatcgttatttgtattacttccgtgtggattgtgagtgaatgtgaacagctgcaattacaaattacaaaataaagttgaaaaaacatctatgtcgtgcacgcaatacaactgtgctacttttattttgaaaattattatttatgggcgtgtgtccgtgtgtcacctgcgagtgaaggtgcacatgcagcgacaagtgatgcacggtttacacccgagacgctaaaaagagaaaagttgatgaagaatggcgtgtttccaacaagacatggactgcaaagcaacgttccctctaaggtgcgtgcctgcgcaattgcgcactgctcaagcgtctgctgcgcgcagcaaatatatgccgcgcaccaaatcaaatcccatctgaattctaatcaaaataaacatatttattctctgtaattttgcaatgcaactttgagtgacagtgacaacaagcggccctaacggtgttcgtcaacaccgttcaattattgtaacgtctatcgagatgcttcgaggacaggaattatatcgatcactttattgagcaaaactgtttatattcggacataaccacaacaaaaacatgagtaaaacacttctatctcgaaaaactagtcattttctgccgtacaaaccaggccaaaaccaacttgtcatctgtcaccaacacgcatagcactaaaccactggtgcgtttatggccacacaaaaagtcagacaactcaaacaccacacaaagttacactatgactcctcagtcatacgtatgcttattttactgtcatttaatattaatgttaatttattcatattagtcatggaatgctgttacacacactatgttgaagtattactattattattaattattattattattattattatttatcttacggtatatatcaaaaataatattgagcaaaatttaattgaaatattgtcgatgtggccctccagcagtgctcgggttgctcatgcggcccccggtaaaaattaattgcccacccctggtttagatgaagaggaaattcggccaaaaaagaagtgcagaaaagagaaaacacagatcttcgtccaggcacccccactgccagagctcccaacctttaactttccaatctccagcgagtaccagaccacttcagccaataccagaccactccaaggcatccaggccgacctcacagcccagcgagaagcagcacttccaggctcagtccagacaggaatgcatccagctcaagccagtaccagaccgctcaagccagtaccagaccactccagccagtacgagtcagtaccagaccgctccaagaagcagcaggaatgcccttgacagtgaacgttagttggctatttaactgttgataggtggtgttaaacaggctgttacaacgggcagtaatacgaattacctctttgacttttgttgtctttgcagttttccagttgaacatgaaagttcaaaatatacttgagaaccagggagaaattatgcgcatgctgagagggctggcagcacagtctgtggggccagaatctgtggatgttcaagatctcattgatcagcctttcgagactcttgagcagctgaaggccttatgtgaacggctcgacactgatcttctgctcagaaagcagctggtaattagttttaattccccactgcaaaaatatcttgctcagttatcaaaaaacaatttctaatcaagtacaatattgttgtttatttatttgtataggtgaaagctcttactgctcttggtgggcagaatttggcagacacggtgaggacaatgctgaggaaaattgccacaaacaaagtcctggagcagcttggcctccgtggaaagtcaggaaaagtggcgtttgaggacttgcccctttacagaataataaatagtaagtgttaataataggtttgcatctttgagcatatgttgcatgtatgctcacaaggtcgatctagctgttattattacagtatttattctaaagggaattctaaattgtgctggtgattgcagaggcatgcaggggtgtttacaagcagacgaccacagctgaagtggattgtgagcttggagaggtcctgaaactggccacttttcgaaagggaggttcaaaatttgaggtacggagaagagaagatattccattttattgaagttccactgcttgtcttttgaatttgcaattataactacttgcaggagaagaggaggaattaagggggaggacaaaaaaggaaaaaataaacaagcaaagaacagagtgagatgagaggtaaatgataaagtaattatgccaatgttttaattaaattcaattaatctacattcaagtgctgtcttttttgtatttgtgataattatttacttccaggatttgggtttccctgcttgggctgctgcccccgcgacccgacctcggataagcggaagaagatggatgggtggatggatggatttacttccaggaagagaactgcattccattccatttataaatgataaatgataaatgggttgtatgtcaaagcgctttgagtaccttgaaggtagaaaagcgctatacaagtatatacttgtatagcgcttttctaccttcaaggtactcaaagcgctaccttgaaggtagaaaagcgctatacaagtatatacttgtatagcgcttttctaccttcaaggtactcaaagcgcaattgacagtatttccacattcacccattcacacacacattcacacactgatggagggagctgccatgcaaggcgctaccagcacccatcaggagcaagggtgaagtgtcttgcccaaggacacaacggacgtgcctaggatggaagaaggtggggattgaaccccagtaaccatcaaccctccgattgctggcactttcactctaccaacttcgccacgccgtccccatttttgtattttatcactaataaagaattatttcTGTTGAAATCACTATCACAAATAAAGAATGAATTCtgttgaaatttctgtttgagtgttattcctgacaatatagcataaaaacagatgtaaatagcatgttcctaaacagttccctaaacgttctagccaaacgttcttggctaacgttctgctaaccaagcaagaactccacaaccaaacgttctttgaacgttataaaCGAACGTTCCCAGAACAATGCCACAACATTCTCCTAACGTTCACATAACGTTCCCTTGTTACCTGGGTAGCCTCCGGAAGGAAGTATAGATCGATTTGCGCCGGaaccaccagaatgtctcacagtcttTATCAtcaggctgtgagactgctaaatgaacagcctgcctCTTTACTGCCCCCGACCATCTTAATACCTCACtctcttcaccacctcaataattgtgctctggacattgcattgctgcaacatcaaagtaacacccatcagacatctgactgttcccaccccaCCCCCTCTTATCACGATCTTCTTGACAATGCTAAAATGTCAACCTGCAcatcaatgcagtttctatgccgctagaCAAAGCTCAGACAAAATCTTGTTGACATGTACAACTTAAgtgttatgacaatgacaataaaggaattgattgattgattgaaagaaaGAAACCAGGAAAACATTGCCATGTATGAACAAACTTTATTTGACAACGGCGTTGATTTGTTTgtctaactcaggggtcggcaacccgaggctccggagccgcatgtggctctttgatcactctgatgcgactcagctgcatacttgccaatccccccaatttttccgggaggtTTCCGGAATTCAGTGGCTCCGCcgtaaatctcccggggcaaaaatTCTTCGATTTTcatccggacaacaatattgagggcgtgccgggTTGACACTGCCTTTAACAACCTCTACAACATGTCGTCGCGTCTGCTTTTACAACATGCTATCTGCGTGCCGGCCCGTTCACATGTAGTATGCGGCCTCTGCTtatacacgtaagtgactgcaaggcatacttgctcaacagccatacaagttacactgagggttgtgatataaacaactttaacactcttaataatatgcgccacactgtgaacccacaccaaacaagaatgacaaacacatttcgggagaacatccgcaccgtaacacaacataaacacaacagaacaaatacccagaatcccatgcatccctaagtcttccgggctacattatacacccccgctaccaccaaaccccgcctccccccaaccccgcccacctcaaccgacgcacgaagcgggggttgatgtgtgggggggcagggtttggtggtagcgggggtgtataatgtagcccggaagagttagggatgcatgggattctgggtatttgttctgttgtgttacggtgcggatgttctcccgaaatgtgtttgtcattcttgtttggtgtgggttcacagtgtggcgcatatgagtaagagtgttaaagttgtttaaatggGCACCCTCagagtgacctgtatggctgttgaacaagtatgccttgcagtcacttatgtgtgtctgcagaaaCCGCATcctacatgtgactgggctggcaagctgtttgtacaggttgtagaggccgctaaaggcagtgccatcataacacgcccttattattgttgttggggTGAGAATCAGCAGACATTCAGGAGAATATTTGCTCTGAAATTTGTGAATCTCctggaaaaattgggagggttggcaagtgggatgctgtcaagcggcattcatataaaactcgcgggccacactaacattacattttcatattaaggttcgggccgcgtgtctgagacccctggtttatacatagcacaaagcaaaaaaaaactttgtatgcagtattatttcactttaaatttcaaaagagttttgtggctcccattgttttctttattttgtgaaacaggtcaaaatggctctttgagtggtaaaggttgccgacccctggtctaacttaAAACCACTGTCTATAATGATTCCAAGGCTGGTAGTTGTGGGACATACAGAGTTCCTAAGAAAGTCCAGTTTTAGCAGAAGGTCACTGTTGCCTAGCAGCACAATTTaacttttctctttctatccatccattttctaccgctggtacCTTCCGGGgttgcggggagtgctggagcctgcattcgagcggaaggcggtgtacaccctggacaagtcgccacctcattacagggcctacatagatagacagacaactttcacactcacattcacacactagggccaatttagtgttgcctatccccaggtgcatgtttttggaggtgggaggaagccggagtacccggagggaacccatgcagtcacggggagaacatgcaaactccacacagaaagatcctgagcccgggattgaaagtTTTCTCCTTGTTAAGCTTTAAAAAATTCTGAGCCAACCAAGCTTTTACATCTTTTAAGCACCCGAGTAGGGATGTCAGAGGGGTACAGTCATTTTTGAAGATTGGCAAATATATTTGGCAGGCATCTGCATAAACATTATAATACATGCCATGCTTTTGGAATATTGTACAAAGTGAGATGATATAAAGGGCAATCAGGATGTGTCCATTAATTGATCCTTGGAGGACTCCACAGTCAAGGGGGGCAGTGGATGAAGTAGAGTCTCCCAATCCTATGCAGAAGCTTCTCCCTGACAGATAAGACCTAAACCACTTCAGAGCAGTTTCAATTGATATAAAATAATTGTGTGGTCAACTATGTCAAAAGCAGCTGTCAGGACTAAAAGCAGTAAAATGGTTGAACCATCAGAATCCGTCATTAAAAGCAACTGGTCATTACAAAAAACCTTTCAGAATGCAGACTCAGTGCTGTAAAATGCTCTGTAATCTGACTGCAAAGTGTCTAAAATGCCATTGTTATCTAAACAAAGGCTGTATCCGCGCAAAAATACTTCTCCACAATCTTTGATATAAATGGGAGTTTGGAAATTGGCAGGTAATTGCACATAATAAAAGGGTCGAGACTATTTTTcttttaaacaaatgtttaacAGCAGCACAACCCCAAAAGTTAAACTATAGTTCTCATACCTCCTTAAACGGGACAGGGTCAGTGAGAGAAGAGCTAGCTTTCAGTTTGCTAATCAAGTCAGTGAGAGCTGATAGTGACTAGGGCGGTAGCGATACACTAATTGATACTATATTCGATATTCAGCTCACGATATGATAAATATCACAATATTCAGTCAACAATACGATTTGATACGATTCGATATTATTCAATATTCTTACATAATTTTCTGAAAGATTTAAAAGGTACAGTGTGATTTTTGTGACATCTTGCGAGTGTTCCATTTACTTGGATTGAATTAATTGAAGTGAAAACTAAAAACATCAATTACACAATATGTGTCTGACTGGACAGAGAGTCTACACCTTGCAAATGCCTGACAAAAATTAATGTGTTGAGAAAATGTGTTCCATTCATTGAAACAGTGCAAAGTTAGCTTACAACTTACAAGCCTTTGAAAAGCAATGTGCAGTATTACATTTAACAGTGGAGAGTTAAAAAGTGCAGCGAGCGGCCTGTTCTGAACATTCTGTGACAGCTTTTTTAGCAAGGTAGCCAGTATAGCCACCAGGTAAGTAAAAATAGTACCATGACTTCtccaaataattaattaataataattaataattcaaGTAACTTTTTAAAGTAAAGTGTAAAGTTACAGTTTTgaaactttaaaaataaaaaactcaataaaaaattgatcacaaaaaaaataataattcaagtaACTAAGAAAACTTAACTTAAAATGTACCCCTCTTAGAGTAGTTCAAGGCCTGTAGGCCTACAAGTATGTGAGGCAGCCAGTCTGGCcagcaaaaaagaaaaataaactatgGCGGCCAATAATTCAAGTCCATAGGAGCAACATTTAAGCAAACTTAAAATTTTACCCATCTTAGAGTAGTTTAAGGCCTTAACACTAAACAGAAACTCTCCATATAACTGCAGACTAAGTAATCTACATTCTCTTCAGATTTTTGTTCAGGAATAGAATCTGATCGACGTGCTCTGGGAGAAGTGCACTTCTTTGAGCAGTGATGATATCCCCGGCAGTGGAAAAGACCCTCTCTGAGGAAACACTAGTGCCAGGGACACAGAGGTACCTTTTAGCAAGTTGTGACAAGAGTGGATACTCCTACAGGTACTCTTTCCACCAGACCAGTGGATCTTCTTTCACTTCCAGAAAATCTGCTTCCTTGTTGCGGTCATCTGCTCCTTGGCCTCGTCCTGTTGGGTAATTGTCTGGGTCGTGCTGCAGCTTCTTGGGGTcctcagttaaaggcctactgaaacccactactaccgaccacgcagtctgatagtttatacatcaatgatgaaatcttaacattgcaacacatgccaatacggccgggttaacttataaagtgcaattttaaatttcccgggaaacttccggctgaaaacgtcttgttatgatgacgtttgcgcgtgacgtcattggttgaagcggaagtattcggacacattgtatcccaatacaaacagctctgttttcatcgcaaaattccacagtattctggacatctgtgttggtgaatcttttgcaatttgtttaatgaacaatggagaatgcaaagaagaaagctgtaggtgggatcggtgtattagcggctggctgcagcaacacaaccaggaggactttgagttggatagcagatgcgctatccgacgctagccgccgaccgcatcgatgatcgggtgaagtcctttgtcgcgccgtcgatcgctggaacgtaggtgagcacgggtgttgatgagggctggcgtaggtggatagctaatgtttttagcatagctctgtcgaaggccccgtagctaagttagcttcaatggcgtcgttaccaatagcattgctaggcttcgccaggttggacagcattaaccgtgtagttacaggtccagtgtttggtagtattgttgatcttctgtctatccttccagtcaggggcttattttttttgtttctatctgcatttaagcacgatgctatcacgttagctccatagctaaagtgcttcgccgatgtattgtcctggagataaaagtcactgtgaatgtccatttcgcgttctcgactctcattttcaagaggatatagtatccgaggtggtttaaaatacaaatccgtgatccacaatagaaaaaggagaaagtgtggaatccaatgagcccttgtac carries:
- the LOC133647927 gene encoding uncharacterized protein LOC133647927, which encodes MALSFVVVEFLGEHSVAVVPTKWTEDNGKNTFCYWPRPNPTHSRIRKAEIPDKQFWERLPIRVFRKTLTASTRPLQPIPDHSKASRPTSQPSEKQHFQAQSRQECIQLKPVPDRSSQYQTTPASTSQYQTAPRSSRNALDSELFQLNMKVQNILENQGEIMRMLRGLAAQSVGPESVDVQDLIDQPFETLEQLKALCERLDTDLLLRKQLVKALTALGGQNLADTVRTMLRKIATNKVLEQLGLRGKSGKVAFEDLPLYRIINKACRGVYKQTTTAEVDCELGEVLKLATFRKGGSKFEEKRRN